The genomic stretch CGTTTCAGGGGGCAAACATTCTTGTTGATAACAAGGGTTGCATTAAACTTGCGGACTTTGGAGCATCCAAGAAAGTAGTTGAACTGgtattatttatattactattttaaaatctttcttttctGGTTGAGTTTCCGTCGGCATCTTTGCTAAGTTGCTATGTTGATTACAGGCTACTATAAATGGTGCCAAGTCAATGAAAGGTACTCCATATTGGATGGCTCCTGAAGTTATTCTCCAGACTGGGCATAGCTTGTAAGAACAATGTTTCAATTTATTCTCCTCATATTTGTCCATTATGTATCTTGAAATTAGAGTAGAAGTATGTACATATGTATAATCAAGTTCTCTGTGATTTTTATGACATGGCTAAGGCATAATCTAACAGGTAGCCACACCTTTCTGCTAAAGAGGATATCATAAGTTCAGACCTCCCTGACCAACTCAgtagatttttcttaaaaaaacaaattatgacaTGGTCCACCATGTGATTTCTTCAAATGGAAGCTCCACACAATCTCATATCATAAAATCATGCAGTGGATTTAAAATGCAAGGATGTAATAATACATAATTGGAATCATaaataatgtcaaaaaaaaattatactcacATATGTGACACATGGAGTTTTTAGTCGTAGtttgaaaaacttaaacaaTGTCAGAAGTTGCAAATGAGGAAATTTAATATGTATGCTATGCTCTTATGCAGTGTGATCTATTCATTCCTTTAGTGAGGAGTTAGATATTTACATATCAATAATCAAGTTAAAAGTtagattttttgaattataaaaaagtgtcaatataatttatatttgaaacgCATGGAGATAATGACCAATATAACTTGTGGATTAGTCAGCATTTGCATAATATGAGGGTATTGAAGTTTTATTTGCAGTTTTATAAAGTTAGAAAAATGTCAGAACTTGCATGAGAGGAAATTAATGATGTATGCCATGTTTTCATGCAGTAGTGTATCGTTGTGCACTTATTCCTTCAGTAGAGAAATAGATTTGTGTGCTAGTCTAATTCTTTGGACGCCATTGTCTTTGACATTCAATTTCATAGTTCTGCTGATATATGGAGCGTTGGTTGTACTGTGATTGAGATGGCCACAGGGAAACCTCCATGGAGTCAACAGTATCAGGAGGTACAGATTTGATGTCATTGactgatttctttttttaattctattaatGTGTAAGAAAATTGACTATAATGTATTGGGTGgtgcatattgttttttttattagtttgcaGTCTAAAAACAAGTTTCGGTTTCAGGTTGCTGCTCTCTTCCACATTGGGACAACTAAATCTCATCCTCCAATTCCTGAACATCTATCTATTGAGGCAAAGGATTTCTTGTTAAAATGTCTTCAGGAGTAtgtttcacttttatttatctCAAGTCCTTCATTTCTCTAGTAATCTTTGTTCTTTTTGAATAGGCCAACATTTTTAGGCAGAAGTGACTCTGTATTTTTCATCAATGAGTTCTGAAACATAATTTCTATGAATTGTATTAGATGTATGTCTGTACTAAACTCTTATGTATATACGTGGTGGCAGGGTACCAAACTTAAGGCCTGCTGCATCTGAGTTATTGCAGGTGATTTTGATATGtatattgtttataaaaattataaactaggCATAATATTACTCAAATATGCACTTGTAAAAAACATATGCTTGGTAGAAATAACTGTACttgaaaagatttttcaaattttatactTGAAAAAGAAGTTAATGAGTTGAAGAATGGAGAGAATTAGGTTAGCGGGATAACAAATGTGCGGTTGATTGGAGATAATGATAGGGTATAGAAGATTAAATTTTGGTTGTTTTGAAAATCACCACAGTAAACttcatttattatcaattcttaTATTCATGGTTGTTCCTATCACCTggataaaatttattcaaactaTTTGGTATTGATTAATTATAGCAAACTAAACACGACTTAGATTTTATCTCATTGCATCCTTTTCTAAACATGTGCAGCATCCATTTGTCACCGGGAAATATCAAGAAACTCATTCAGTATTCCGCAATTCAGTTAGAGTAAGTGTAGTAAGACGTGCTGGTTTGATTACTATATTCTGTGACCATCGACTTGtcaattaatgtgttttttcctGTTTAGGAATCTGGAAATCTGATAGCTACGTCTGGGTCGAATCTCAAGAGCTCGTAAGCTTTTTAACTTCGTgtgttttcattattattattattattatgctatTTTGACTCTTGAAGATGTATCAATGGCGCAGCATGAACTCTGTGATCAGAAGGTCAACATGTGATGTTTGTGAAATGGGTAGTGTGAAGTCCTCAACTGTATATCATGATAACTTGTCAAGATCAAGATCCTACTGGGGTGCAGCAAATTTTGATGATGACATGTGTCTGATAGATGATACAGATGATTTTGCGGTTAGTGCATCCACTAGGTTCAAATCTACCTTAGCATCTGCTGATTTAAATAAGGTGATGAACACTTCTTTGTCCAACTACGCGTTTCAGGAGCTTGTGTTATCTTTAATGACAGAATTGTTTCTTTAAACCAGAGTGTCAACCCAATGTGCGAACCCTTGGATGACTGGCCATGCAAGTTTGATGAAGATCCGTTGTCTAAGAGAAGTGAATATAACTTATCTTGTAGTCAATCAAACCATGAAGCTATTGATATCCATGAAGCATCCGGTAAGGGACAAAATGACTTCACATTTCCATGTGGGCTAGTGGTACCTGAGGATGAAGATGAAGTTACCGAGTCAAAAATTATAGCGTTTTTGGATGAGAaggtacattttttttttcatgggcaCCAATTAACAATACACTAAAACATGTAGGGAAAGTATTGTAGCAATAAATGGTACTTTCCCCGCATGTTTTAGTataccctataaaaaaaattatttgtttttgtttttttatagttttttaattgatattttttcttgtcttttattattagatttgttttttttattgagttattacACTCTCATAACATGGATCGGAGGTTTACATCTTTAACTAGTCAAAGATGTAATGTaatcaaaattttgtttatgCCTTTCCCTCTTTTGGTAACACTATTCACTGGTATGATGAAATTGTTAATACTTGTTCTTTAAAACTCCACTAGGCTTTAGATTTGAAGAAGCTGCAGACACCTCTATATGAAGAGTTTTACAACAGCACTTTGAATACCATGGGTGCTCCAACTGCAGTTGGAACAGAAAACAGTGAAAATCCTACACATTTACCAAGTTTACCCCCCAAAAGCAGGTCACCCAAACGTTTGCCTAGCAGAAGACTCTCTGCAATTGTTGATGCTCCCAGCATTGCAAGTCCTGCTCGTCAAACTAATCATGTAGCAAACGAAAGTAGTATACACAATCGAGCTTTGCAGGAAATTCAGCCACCTCAGCTTAGTGAGTGGAAAGAGTTTCTTCATGATGGCCAGCAGGAAACACTTACGTCTAGGTGTGTTTGCCATTATTTGATGCCtggtttatcttaattttactAAAGAATCACATCTTAAATATGTTACCTGAGAATGACATTAGTTTGACTTGCAGTACAAGCTTCTCTGAGAGGCGAAGAAAATGGGAAGAAGAGCTTTTTCGAGAACTTGAAAGAGAACGAggcaagttttaatttaatatcttgaTTTGCAGACTAAATTTCTATCAGTTTTTTGTTGCTGGGATTGGTCCTATGAACCACCATTGAGGTAAATTTGAGGCTTTCTTTCCTTAGCTGAAGTCTTGGTATTAGAACTTCATCTCATTCTCAGAGTGCCGCATGTATTGACGCTTGAGAAAAGAAATGCTATTTCTGAAAAAAACGTACAACTCTTTCTTGAGTCCCGGACTTTTACCCTTAGGTGATGAAAATGTGAAGATGGTTGAGCGGGCTGCAAGATGAGCAAGTGAATGGATGACCTCCTGTAGAATAAGATATGTTTGCATATTGAGCTGAAAATGGTTGGTGGTGTATTTCTCATGAACTTGGTAGCATGACTTGACCTAACCCTTGATAGGTGGATAGTTTTCTAGGGCCCCAGCATTTCATTGCCTTCATGTAACTTGCATATTGATCCGTTTAGTTGAACTTGTTTAGTTATATTGACAAAATGTGCGGACATATTTGCAAACAGATTTCTTTTGCGCAAGAATTATTTGGAAAAACAATGTGGCAAAAGCATGCAAAACGAAATTTTAGAACAATTTACCAGCAAAAGATCATATGAGACTACATTTGACACGAGTATGGCTCTAAACTCATAATTGATACATTTTATTGAGCTCTTTCGGCGGTATGATATTTAAGTGCATAGCTGCATTTAACACGAGTTCGGCTCTAAACTCATAATTGATACATTTTATTGAGCTCTTTCGGCGGTATGATATTTGAGTGCACAGCTGCCTTTAACACGAGTTCGATTCTAAACTCATAATTGATACATTTTATTGAGCTCTTTCAGCGGTATGATATTTGAGTGCTTATTGCAGAGATGATGCGGCAGACAGGCAGGCGTGGGAGGGAAGACATCATCTCCGAATGATCCAATTCTAATGCAACAGAGAGAGCGGTTACGATTTGCATTTATCGGGAAATAAATGTATGTACATCACTTGTATTTGTCTTATTGcctaatggaaaaaagaaacatgttttTCCATTTGAAGTTTTTTCTGTATCTAGTTATATATCTCGTGAAATGGTGTCTGATAAAATATTTGCGGCACTTTGCCACGGGCAACCTTCCACCCATTGTATTACATCCTTTTGGTTCAGTTGATATAAGCAGTATCCTTGTATGCTTTTTCTCCACCTCGTCGAGGTGAACTAAGCTGATGTAAGTTGTTGCGGGATTCAAAACATAGAGAATGAAGTATTTTTCGAGTTTATGTTCAAAACATGGAGA from Populus alba chromosome 8, ASM523922v2, whole genome shotgun sequence encodes the following:
- the LOC118055636 gene encoding mitogen-activated protein kinase kinase kinase NPK1 isoform X1 → MQDIFGSVRRSLVFKSTSGGGEDGGFSGFVEKIGSSIRKSRVGLFAKPSIPSLPPPSKKEDAPLIRWRKGELIGCGAFGRVYMGMNLDSGELLAVKQVSIAASSASKEKTQAHIRELEEEVKLLKNLSHPNIVRYLGTAREDDSLNILLEFVPGGSISSLLGKFGSFPESVIRMYTKQLLLGLEYLHKNGIMHRDIKGANILVDNKGCIKLADFGASKKVVELATINGAKSMKGTPYWMAPEVILQTGHSFSADIWSVGCTVIEMATGKPPWSQQYQEVAALFHIGTTKSHPPIPEHLSIEAKDFLLKCLQEVPNLRPAASELLQHPFVTGKYQETHSVFRNSVRESGNLIATSGSNLKSSMNSVIRRSTCDVCEMGSVKSSTVYHDNLSRSRSYWGAANFDDDMCLIDDTDDFAVSASTRFKSTLASADLNKSVNPMCEPLDDWPCKFDEDPLSKRSEYNLSCSQSNHEAIDIHEASGKGQNDFTFPCGLVVPEDEDEVTESKIIAFLDEKALDLKKLQTPLYEEFYNSTLNTMGAPTAVGTENSENPTHLPSLPPKSRSPKRLPSRRLSAIVDAPSIASPARQTNHVANESSIHNRALQEIQPPQLSEWKEFLHDGQQETLTSSLTCSTSFSERRRKWEEELFRELEREREMMRQTGRRGREDIISE
- the LOC118055636 gene encoding mitogen-activated protein kinase kinase kinase NPK1 isoform X3, producing the protein MQDIFGSVRRSLVFKSTSGGGEDGGFSGFVEKIGSSIRKSRVGLFAKPSIPSLPPPSKKEDAPLIRWRKGELIGCGAFGRVYMGMNLDSGELLAVKQVSIAASSASKEKTQAHIRELEEEVKLLKNLSHPNIVRYLGTAREDDSLNILLEFVPGGSISSLLGKFGSFPESVIRMYTKQLLLGLEYLHKNGIMHRDIKGANILVDNKGCIKLADFGASKKVVELATINGAKSMKGTPYWMAPEVILQTGHSFSADIWSVGCTVIEMATGKPPWSQQYQEVAALFHIGTTKSHPPIPEHLSIEAKDFLLKCLQEVPNLRPAASELLQHPFVTGKYQETHSVFRNSVRESGNLIATSGSNLKSSMNSVIRRSTCDVCEMGSVKSSTVYHDNLSRSRSYWGAANFDDDMCLIDDTDDFAVSASTRFKSTLASADLNKSVNPMCEPLDDWPCKFDEDPLSKRSEYNLSCSQSNHEAIDIHEASGKGQNDFTFPCGLVVPEDEDEVTESKIIAFLDEKALDLKKLQTPLYEEFYNSTLNTMGAPTAVGTENSENPTHLPSLPPKSRSPKRLPSRRLSAIVDAPSIASPARQTNHVANESSIHNRALQEIQPPQLSEWKEFLHDGQQETLTSSLTCSTSFSERRRKWEEELFRELEMMRQTGRRGREDIISE
- the LOC118055636 gene encoding mitogen-activated protein kinase kinase kinase NPK1 isoform X2 translates to MQDIFGSVRRSLVFKSTSGGGEDGGFSGFVEKIGSSIRKSRVGLFAKPSIPSLPPPSKKEDAPLIRWRKGELIGCGAFGRVYMGMNLDSGELLAVKQVSIAASSASKEKTQAHIRELEEEVKLLKNLSHPNIVRYLGTAREDDSLNILLEFVPGGSISSLLGKFGSFPESVIRMYTKQLLLGLEYLHKNGIMHRDIKGANILVDNKGCIKLADFGASKKVVELATINGAKSMKGTPYWMAPEVILQTGHSFSADIWSVGCTVIEMATGKPPWSQQYQEVAALFHIGTTKSHPPIPEHLSIEAKDFLLKCLQEVPNLRPAASELLQHPFVTGKYQETHSVFRNSVRESGNLIATSGSNLKSSMNSVIRRSTCDVCEMGSVKSSTVYHDNLSRSRSYWGAANFDDDMCLIDDTDDFAVSASTRFKSTLASADLNKSVNPMCEPLDDWPCKFDEDPLSKRSEYNLSCSQSNHEAIDIHEASGKGQNDFTFPCGLVVPEDEDEVTESKIIAFLDEKALDLKKLQTPLYEEFYNSTLNTMGAPTAVGTENSENPTHLPSLPPKSRSPKRLPSRRLSAIVDAPSIASPARQTNHVANESSIHNRALQEIQPPQLSEWKEFLHDGQQETLTSSTSFSERRRKWEEELFRELEREREMMRQTGRRGREDIISE
- the LOC118055636 gene encoding mitogen-activated protein kinase kinase kinase NPK1 isoform X5: MQDIFGSVRRSLVFKSTSGGGEDGGFSGFVEKIGSSIRKSRVGLFAKPSIPSLPPPSKKEDAPLIRWRKGELIGCGAFGRVYMGMNLDSGELLAVKQVSIAASSASKEKTQAHIRELEEEVKLLKNLSHPNIVRYLGTAREDDSLNILLEFVPGGSISSLLGKFGSFPESVIRMYTKQLLLGLEYLHKNGIMHRDIKGANILVDNKGCIKLADFGASKKVVELATINGAKSMKGTPYWMAPEVILQTGHSFSADIWSVGCTVIEMATGKPPWSQQYQEVAALFHIGTTKSHPPIPEHLSIEAKDFLLKCLQEVPNLRPAASELLQHPFVTGKYQETHSVFRNSVRESGNLIATSGSNLKSSMNSVIRRSTCDVCEMGSVKSSTVYHDNLSRSRSYWGAANFDDDMCLIDDTDDFAVSASTRFKSTLASADLNKSVNPMCEPLDDWPCKFDEDPLSKRSEYNLSCSQSNHEAIDIHEASGKGQNDFTFPCGLVVPEDEDEVTESKIIAFLDEKALDLKKLQTPLYEEFYNSTLNTMGAPTAVGTENSENPTHLPSLPPKSRSPKRLPSRRLSAIVDAPSIASPARQTNHVANESSIHNRALQEIQPPQLSEWKEFLHDGQQETLTSSLTCSTSFSERRRKWEEELFRELERERGKF
- the LOC118055636 gene encoding mitogen-activated protein kinase kinase kinase NPK1 isoform X4, producing the protein MQDIFGSVRRSLVFKSTSGGGEDGGFSGFVEKIGSSIRKSRVGLFAKPSIPSLPPPSKKEDAPLIRWRKGELIGCGAFGRVYMGMNLDSGELLAVKQVSIAASSASKEKTQAHIRELEEEVKLLKNLSHPNIVRYLGTAREDDSLNILLEFVPGGSISSLLGKFGSFPESVIRMYTKQLLLGLEYLHKNGIMHRDIKGANILVDNKGCIKLADFGASKKVVELATINGAKSMKGTPYWMAPEVILQTGHSFSADIWSVGCTVIEMATGKPPWSQQYQEVAALFHIGTTKSHPPIPEHLSIEAKDFLLKCLQEVPNLRPAASELLQHPFVTGKYQETHSVFRNSVRESGNLIATSGSNLKSSMNSVIRRSTCDVCEMGSVKSSTVYHDNLSRSRSYWGAANFDDDMCLIDDTDDFAVSASTRFKSTLASADLNKSVNPMCEPLDDWPCKFDEDPLSKRSEYNLSCSQSNHEAIDIHEASGKGQNDFTFPCGLVVPEDEDEVTESKIIAFLDEKALDLKKLQTPLYEEFYNSTLNTMGAPTAVGTENSENPTHLPSLPPKSRSPKRLPSRRLSAIVDAPSIASPARQTNHVANESSIHNRALQEIQPPQLSEWKEFLHDGQQETLTSSTSFSERRRKWEEELFRELEMMRQTGRRGREDIISE